The nucleotide sequence ATTTCCGAAGCTCATTGAATGTCCTGATCGCATACGACACTGGTCAGAACAATATAATGCCAGAATTTGACGCGGTCGGCCCGGGCCGGAGCATTGAACTTTGCAGAAAGATCGGTTTCTCAAGATCCGGCTTCAAATTCCAACACTGGTGTTCATATGAAATGTAAGCGGATTTGAAGCGAAATATGTCATTACCAGTGTCTAAAGGCTCTACGACCAAAAAACACGAACACTGGTAACCAGTGAAAACACAATCAGATCACTCTAAAACTCGACCGTACCAGTGCCGGATTTCCGAAGCTCATTGAATCTCCTGATCGCATACGACACTGGTCAGAACGATATAATGCCAGAATTTGATGCGGTCGGCCCGGGCCGGGCCGAATTTGATACGATTGTTCCGCATTATCTGATTCTCTGTCTAAAACCCACGTTCCGGACGATTATCGACCGCTATTATATTCGGAGGGATTGTCCGAGAATACTGGACGGATCAAGTTGTAGTCCGAACAATGTTGTTTTTTCTTAAATTCATCTTCTGATGGAACATGTGACCGTATTATTCAAACGCGAGCAGCATCGCAACACCGATGTTCTCAGTATGTATATGCCTCAAAATGCTGGACTGAATGAAGTTGCCAAGAAGCTTGGTGGAACTTACAGCAGTAGCAAGAAAATGTGGTGGCTACCTTGGAGCAAGCAGATAACCAACACCGCTTTTAGGGCCTTTAAGGGCAAGGCAACGGTTGATTATTCTGCGCTGCGCGTAGAGAAAAAAGAGAAAAATGAAGAAAAGGAAAAAGGTGGTGTTTCGCTGAGGAACGAAGCGCCTCCTATAGCTACAAACGAGCCCCTTCGTAGCTCAGGGAAACAAGAAGGTGATAAGAAGAAGGTAAATTGGACCAAGTCTCAGCTTGATGCCATGTGGGCCATGGCCGACCTGATGAAATTGAGACGCTACAGCCCACGTAGTTTTGATATGTACGGCTACCGTTTCAAACAGTTTTTGGCCGCACACCCCAAGCAAGACCCAGACAGCATAAGCCCCGAGCAGATAAGGCAATATGTGCTTAAACTGGTGCAGCAGAAGAACTATGCCGCCAAAACCCAGAAACAACTGGTGGCAGGCATCCAATTCTATTACACAAAAGTGCTTAGGCGTCCGAAAGAACAATATGATATTCCTACACCACGAAAGGAATATAAACTACCCGTGGTGGCCAGCGA is from Flavobacteriales bacterium and encodes:
- a CDS encoding site-specific integrase: MEHVTVLFKREQHRNTDVLSMYMPQNAGLNEVAKKLGGTYSSSKKMWWLPWSKQITNTAFRAFKGKATVDYSALRVEKKEKNEEKEKGGVSLRNEAPPIATNEPLRSSGKQEGDKKKVNWTKSQLDAMWAMADLMKLRRYSPRSFDMYGYRFKQFLAAHPKQDPDSISPEQIRQYVLKLVQQKNYAAKTQKQLVAGIQFYYTKVLRRPKEQYDIPTPRKEYKLPVVASEEEIVRMLVAANNLKHQCIIGLIYSAGLRRAELTGMRIVDIDFDRKQVMIRGGKGKKDRLSLLSDRIAIALQKYIREYQPTYWLFEGRNRTQYSGENIGAIVSKARKTAGIQKSISPHVLRHSFATHLMDKGTDTRYIQKLLGHASLKTTAIYAHVSTKDLNKIVSPLDRIFNDRELKNNKLAAPTRKADMNGITDIP